The following are encoded in a window of Impatiens glandulifera chromosome 5, dImpGla2.1, whole genome shotgun sequence genomic DNA:
- the LOC124939527 gene encoding clathrin coat assembly protein AP180-like, translating to MQSKLKKAIGAVKDQTSIRLAKVSSNTTSSLEVAVLKATTHDHEDPMDEHYVEEILTLVSSDKSHAAACARAIGKRIGRTRNWVVAIKSLLLILRIFQDGDPYFPREVIHCMKRGEKILNLSSFRDNSSSSSPWDYTAFVRTFALYLDERLDCFLTGKLQRRRTQSSIHTDHSRPRRSQSVRVNEPVVEMKPAMLLDKISYWQGLMDRAVSTRPTGAAKTNKLIHVTLHAVVHESFDLYKDISDGLALLLDSFFHLPYNSCVSAFQACVKATKQFDELIVFYEICKNIGVGRPSEYPPVQKISEELLETLKEFLKDKSSFPTTRVSPTKQRPSSAAVSRRRHNSCLSELSEETATTTNTSPDQQSRITSRCTSLEDLFSAMDTSGKGKRSISIDLEAYSITDIHEFEKQCQRDSTCSGNDDACSAKSLPITSSIDLFDDWPGKDDENTELETKTKQCNNGLDDLITPKASHPEGWEMVLTETVTPSPKLGPVQGQHYNPFLHEPSFEAAGEISVPTFQAVPTFWAANPSNETDPFATFPPVGSSDQGLDWAQNSPKLLQEQQLWLQQQDKIIAKRIS from the coding sequence ATGCAGAGCAAACTAAAGAAGGCGATTGGAGCGGTGAAAGATCAGACGAGCATTCGCTTGGCAAAGGTCTCATCCAACACCACATCAAGCCTTGAGGTTGCGGTTCTTAAAGCCACCACCCACGACCATGAAGACCCCATGGACGAGCACTACGTCGAGGAAATCCTCACCCTCGTCTCCTCCGATAAGTCCCACGCCGCCGCATGTGCTCGCGCCATTGGCAAACGCATCGGCCGAACACGCAATTGGGTTGTTGCCATCAAATCCCTTTTGCTTATTCTTCGAATTTTCCAAGACGGGGACCCTTACTTCCCCAGGGAAGTCATCCATTGCATGAAACGCGGAGAAAAAATCCTCAACTTATCGAGTTTTCGAGACAATTCTAGCTCGTCTAGCCCATGGGATTACACCGCATTTGTTAGGACGTTTGCTCTCTACTTGGATGAACGTTTGGATTGTTTCCTCACCGGAAAACTCCAACGCCGTCGGACCCAGAGCTCTATCCATACCGATCATTCCCGTCCCCGGAGGAGCCAGAGTGTTAGGGTTAACGAGCCGGTTGTAGAGATGAAACCCGCAATGTTACTCGATAAGATATCGTATTGGCAAGGATTGATGGACCGAGCTGTTTCCACTAGACCGACCGGAGCTGCGAAAACGAATAAACTCATACACGTTACTCTTCACGCCGTGGTTCATGAGAGTTTCGATTTGTACAAAGACATCTCCGACGGGCTTGCCCTCTTGCTCGATAGTTTTTTCCATCTTCCATACAATTCATGCGTTAGCGCATTCCAAGCCTGTGTCAAGGCCACGAAGCAATTCGACGAGCTAATCGTTTTCTACGAGATATGCAAGAACATAGGAGTCGGTCGGCCATCGGAGTACCCACCGGTACAGAAGATATCAGAAGAATTATTAGAAACGTTAAAGGAATTCCTCAAGGACAAGTCATCTTTCCCAACTACTCGAGTCTCACCGACAAAACAGAGACCAAGTTCAGCCGCGGTTTCAAGGCGGCGCCATAACAGCTGTTTATCGGAACTGTCGGAGGAGACCGCCACCACCACGAATACATCTCCGGACCAACAATCTAGGATTACATCACGATGCACGTCGCTTGAGGATCTATTTAGTGCAATGGACACGTCGGGGAAGGGAAAACGTTCGATCTCGATTGATCTAGAGGCGTATTCGATTACAGATATTCACGAATTCGAAAAACAGTGTCAGCGAGATAGCACTTGTAGTGGTAACGACGACGCATGTTCGGCTAAATCATTGCCTATCACGAGCTCGATCGATCTTTTTGACGATTGGCCTGGTAAAGACGATGAAAATACAGAACTAGAGACGAAAACAAAGCAATGTAATAATGGGTTGGATGATTTAATAACCCCAAAAGCAAGCCACCCTGAGGGATGGGAAATGGTCCTGACCGAGACCGTGACTCCATCGCCAAAACTAGGTCCGGTCCAAGGCCAACATTACAATCCATTTTTACATGAACCAAGTTTTGAAGCGGCTGGAGAAATCTCGGTTCCTACTTTTCAAGCAGTGCCAACATTTTGGGCTGCAAATCCAAGCAATGAGACCGACCCTTTCGCAACATTCCCGCCCGTTGGTTCTAGTGATCAAGGCCTTGATTGGGCGCAAAATTCACCAAAGTTGTTGCAAGAACAACAATTGTGGCTGCAGCAACAGGATAAGATTATAGCTAAACGCATATCTTAG
- the LOC124939528 gene encoding CCR4-NOT transcription complex subunit 3-like → MAFRKIQAEVDLLLKKVQEHADAFDNIMNKLQDADSTNQKERFENDLKKVIKKLQRCREQIKTRIQSNEVKDKKISDFYLQGLLDSRKVIENLMDTYKIFEKESKTKAFSIEGLGQQPKTDPKEKAKLETREWLNNGVNDLESQIDSFEAEMEGLPVKKGKKRPPRLTHLEKSIVRHKAHIVKLELILRLLDNDQLSPEQVNEVKDLLDDYVERNQDNFDEFSEVDELYSSLELDKLEAIEDLVTTVPPFFPKVGGASGKKTSYTKVPCQSRAGGASGKKPSYLTVPWKSPVGGASRTTVPWQSKVGGASGTTVPWKSSVGGASGTTVPWQSKVGGASGTTVPWKSSVGGASGTTVPWQSKVGGASGTNTSLTTVPWQSTVGGASGTNTSLTTVPWQSTVGGVSGTETSLITGPVQLTVGGTSGTETSLTIMPVELSVGGASGTETSFTTGPVQSTVGDASGTETSLTTGPVQSTVGGASGAEISLTTGSVQSTVTVSSIQKSSSVQEQAEETVVRTPPPKISSNISSAPVTPSASNTSPGNTVQSSPINIPISTQKQVNFECPVHKPFPSPSDTSVWGMAKSELSSSPSTSSSTSEITKENVLGADERVGSSGMVQVLETPSSNRISSADIGNGAGTAGRAFSPPAIPFQNQNDGQFHGRTEIAPDQKEKFQQVQQQGVASFAGGNHNQFSAQQSIPLSNQLPTSVHSQFAQQASLSAGLIDTDVGLNKVEETQQSLSVPSSVPRRNPMNDDDDDDLRATIARLPRDIDLLGVDDIGDDLEGSTANSVIIHDTCYSLQMLEAAYHKIPQPKDSEREKVYVPKNPVVTPSSYPQVKAPILETRGIWDKLSSENLFFVFYFQENSYQQLCAAIELKKRSWRYHMQYNVWFQRLEEPTERTPEFECGSYYFFDYRMPDYNLKSGWCFKLWSDFTFEYIYLEEELDHMQEL, encoded by the exons ATGGCTTTCCGGAAGATACAGGCGGAGGTCGATCTACTTCTGAAGAAAGTTCAAGAACACGCAGATGCTTTCGATAATATCATGAACAAG TTACAAGACGCTGACAGTACGAATCAGAAGGAGAGGTTTGAGAACGATTTAAAGAAGGTGATCAAGAAGCTTCAGAGGTGTAGAGAACAGATTAAGACTCGGATTCAGTCCAATGAGGTCAAGGATAAGAAG ATTAGTGACTTTTATTTGCAGGGTTTGCTGGATTCTCGCAAGGTCATTGAAAATCTAATGGATAcgtataaaatatttgaaaaggaaTCTAAGACAAAAGCATTCTCAATAGAAGGCTTAGGCCAACAACCAAAAACG GATCCCAAGGAAAAGGCCAAATTGGAAACAAGAGAGTGGCTGAACAATGGG GTTAATGATCTAGAATCACAGATTGATAGTTTTGAAGCTGAGATGGAAGGCCTACCTGTTAAGAAGGGAAAGAAAAGGCCACCAAGATTG ACACATTTGGAGAAATCTATTGTCCGGCACAAGGCTCATATAGTGAAGTTAGAATTGATACTGAGGCTTTTGGATAATGATCAATTAAGTCCTGAGCAGGTCAATGAAGTGAAGGACTTGTTGGACGACTATGTTGAACGCAATCAG GACAATTTTGACGAATTTAGTGAGGTTGATGAACTTTATAGCTCTCTAGAATTGGACAAACTGGAGGCCATTGAAGATCTCGTCACAACTGTCCCTCCATTTTTTCCAAAG GTTGGTGGTGCCTCAGGAAAGAAAACTTCTTACACAAAAGTGCCTTGCCAATCGAGG GCTGGTGGTGCCTCAGGGAAGAAACCTTCTTACTTAACAGTGCCTTGGAAATCGCCG GTTGGTGGTGCCTCAAGGACAACAGTGCCTTGGCAATCGAAG GTTGGTGGTGCCTCAGGGACGACGGTGCCTTGGAAATCGTCG GTTGGTGGTGCCTCAGGGACAACAGTGCCTTGGCAATCGAAG GTTGGTGGTGCCTCAGGGACGACGGTGCCTTGGAAATCGTCG GTTGGTGGTGCCTCAGGGACAACAGTGCCTTGGCAATCGAAG GTCGGTGGTGCCTCAGGGACGAATACTTCTTTGACTACAGTGCCTTGGCAATCGACG GTTGGTGGTGCCTCAGGGACGAATACTTCTTTGACAACTGTGCCATGGCAATCGACG GTTGGTGGTGTGTCAGGCACGGAAACTTCTTTGATAACTGGTCCTGTGCAATTGACG GTTGGCGGTACCTCAGGGACAGAAACTTCTTTGACAATAATGCCTGTGGAATTGTCG GTTGGTGGTGCCTCAGGCACGGAAACTTCTTTTACAACTGGTCCTGTGCAATCGACG GTTGGTGATGCGTCAGGCACGGAAACTTCTCTTACAACTGGTCCTGTGCAATCGACG GTTGGTGGTGCCTCAGGCGCGGAAATTTCTCTTACAACTGGTTCTGTGCAATCAACG GTTACTGTATCCTCCATTCAAAAGTCCTCTTCTGTTCAGGAGCAAGCTGAGGAAACAGTTGTGAGAACTCCACCACCTAAAATTTCTTCAAACATTTCATCTGCTCCAGTAACTCCTTCTGCAAGCAACACATCTCCTG GTAATACTGTGCAATCTTCTCCCATCAATATCCCTATTTCTACACAGAAACAAGTTAATTTTGAATGTCCTGTTCATAAACCATTTCCATCCCCTTCTGATACTTCGGTATGGGGCATGGCTAAAAGTGAGCTTTCCAGCAGCCCATCTACTTCTTCGAGTACTTCAGAAATTACCAAGGAAAATGTGTTGGGAGCTGATGAGAGAGTTGGGAGCAGTGGAATGGTGCAAGTTCTGGAAACTCCATCTTCTAACAGAATTTCATCAGCTGATATTGGCAATGGAGCTGGTACAGCTGGAAGAGCATTCTCGCCCCCAGCCATTCCTTTCCAGAATCAGAATGAT GGACAATTCCATGGAAGAACTGAAATTGCTCCTGATCAAAAGGAGAAGTTCCAGCAGGTGCAGCAGCAAGGTGTGGCTTCATTTGCTGGAGGGAATCATAATCAGTTCTCAGCCCAGCAGTCAATTCCACTCTCAAATCAG CTTCCAACTTCTGTTCATTCTCAGTTTGCCCAACAGGCCTCGTTATCAGCGGGACTAATTGATACTG ATGTTGGCCTTAATAAAGTTGAAGAGACACAACAATCCCTATCTGTTCCAAGCTCTGTGCCTAGAAGGAACCCcatgaatgatgatgatgatgatgatctgaGGGCTACA ATTGCTCGGCTGCCAAGGGATATCGATCTTTTAGGTGTAGATGATATTGGGGATGACTTAGAAGGCTCAACTGCCAATTCTGTTATTATTCATGACACGTGCTATAGTTTGCAGATGCTTGAGGCTGCTTACCATAAAATTCCTCAACCAAAGGACTCTGAACGTGAAAAAGTCTATGTGCCA AAAAATCCTGTAGTTACCCCTTCAAGCTATCCTCAGGTGAAGGCGCCCATCCTCGAAACTCGTGGAATTTGGGACAAATTATCGTCAGAAAACCTGTTCTTTGTATTTTACTTTCAAGAG AATAGTTATCAGCAACTCTGTGCTGCCATTGAACTAAAGAAACGGTCATGGAGATACCATATGCAATATAACGTATGGTTTCAGCGCCTCGAAGAGCCAACTGAGAGAACACCGGAGTTTGAATGTGGGTCTTACTATTTCTTTGATTACCGTATGCCTGACTATAATTTGAAGTCTGGATG GTGCTTCAAATTGTGGTCTGATTTTACTTTTGAGTATATCTATCTGGAGGAAGAACTTGATCATATGCAGGAGTTGTGA
- the LOC124938697 gene encoding protein SINE1-like: MRRSLSPILRRELENLDKDADSRRSAMKALKLYVKDLDSKAIPFFLAKVSETKGTGSSTGEYTISLYEVLARVHGPKIVPQIDNIMTTIVKTLTSSAGSFALHQACSKVVPAIARYGIDPTTPEEKKRFIIHSLCKPLSDSLLGNQESLSSGSALCLKALVESDNWRFASAEMVNEVCQRLAGALEKPAQTNSHMGLVMALAKHNCLIVEAYARLLIQSGLKILKAGVTEGNSQKRLSSIQMMNFLLKCLDPKSTFSELDVIIEEMENCQSDQMAYVRGSAFETLQTARRIANDKGLKLEKDTSGSSSSCMSNNSSPESQTMDSFTAYGPLTESPLSPDQVSWELNCNRRLVNRKLWKHENGGVDVSLEDGLYSGEVNECYNDNCNYGDDGVGNGEIEQCDGFSGFNNLTPSQSKKANSQISMDNVKIFTTPRKLIRSLQDDTNDNNFDFSENNGRRFTSPCSRKFDWTPASKYEAANEFCEGSNMKNNESPFLNEPFHQFASESVSSTEDVLPIAAYNHNNFHVVSQEETTPLTIKVNAGNQRRKFKSVTVICAVFVALCALVASFLIIDDQDVSLHLVPT, translated from the exons ATGAGAAGAAGTCTCAGTCCAATCCTCAGGAGGGAACTGGAGAATCTTGACAAAGATGCTGACAGTCGAAGATCGGCAATGAAGGCATTGAAACTATATGTGAAGGATCTTGATTCCAAAGCTATTCCGTTTTTTCTAGCTAAGGTTTCTGAAACGAAGGGGACTGGTTCTTCAACTGGAGAATATACAATATCTCTTTATGAAGTTCTTGCCCGTGTCCATGGACCAAAGATTGTTCCTCAGATTGATAACATCATGACCACTATTGTTAAGACTTTAACATCTAGTGCAGGTTCTTTTGCTCTTCATCAGGCTTGCTCGAAGGTAGTTCCAGCGATTGCGAGATATGGAATTGATCCAACAACCCCagaagagaagaagagattTATTATTCATTCCCTTTGTAAGCCTCTATCAGATTCTCTTTTAGGGAATCAAGAAAGCCTTTCATCTGGTTCTGCACTTTGTTTGAAGGCATTAGTGGAATCTGACAATTGGAGGTTTGCTTCGGCTGAGATGGTGAATGAGGTCTGTCAAAGGCTAGCTGGGGCTTTGGAGAAGCCTGCACAAACCAATTCTCACATGGGATTGGTCATGGCTTTGGCCAAACACAACTGTTTGATTGTTGAAGCTTATGCTAGATTGCTGATACAATCAGGCTTAAAGATTTTGAAAGCTGGTGTTACTGAAGGAAATTCTCAAAAACGGTTATCTTCAATTCAAATGATGAATTTCCTACTGAAGTGTTTGGATCCTAAAAGTACGTTTTCTGAGCTTGATGTCATAATTGAGGAGATGGAGAATTGTCAATCAGATCAAATGGCTTATGTTAGAGGATCTGCTTTTGAGACTTTACAGACTGCAAGGAGAATAGCGAATGATAAAGGATTAAAACTTGAAAAAGACACATCCGGTTCGTCTTCTTCTTGTATGAGCAACAATAGTAGCCCTGAGTCACAGACAATGGACTCCTTCACTGCATATGGTCCTTTGACTGAATCTCCATTATCACCTGATCAAGTGTCGTGGGAGCTAAATTGCAATAGAAGACTTGTTAACAGGAAACTTTGGAAGCATGAGAATGGTGGGGTGGATGTTTCTCTCGAGGATGGATTGTATTCTGGAGAAGTGAATGAATGTTATAATGATAATTGCAATTATGGTGATGATGGTGTTGGCAATGGTGAAATTGAGCAATGTGATGGTTTTTCGGGTTTCAATAATCTTACTCCTAGTCAAAGCAAG AAAGCTAATTCTCAGATAAGCATGGACAATGTGAAGATTTTCACCACTCCAAGGAAGCTAATCCGATCCCTTCAAGATGACACAAATGATAACAACTTTGATTTCTCtgaaaataatggaagaagaTTTACAAGTCCATGTTCCAGAAAATTTGATTGGACTCCTGCATCCAAGTATGAAGCAGCAAATGAATTTTGTGAAGGCAGCAACATGAAGAATAATGAATCACCATTCCTCAATGAACCTTTTCACCAATTTGCCTCAGAATCTGTCTCTTCAACAGAAGATGTGCTGCCAATTGCAGcttataatcataataatttccATGTAGTGAGTCAGGAAGAAACAACTCCTCTCACTATAAAAGTCAATGCTGGAAATCAGAGAAGGAAGTTCAAATCAGTGACTGTGATCTGTGCTGTGTTTGTCGCGCTTTGCGCACTTGTTGCTAGTTTCTTGATCATTGACGATCAGGATGTGAGTCTTCACCTTGTTCCAACATGA
- the LOC124937970 gene encoding photosynthetic NDH subunit of subcomplex B 2, chloroplastic has product MASLVSSSTFITLPKPLRLTQRTHFSPPSATLSSAPPVEAPLDQKYGRKGIKFTDNGDEVELTVRNGSSLKVRIADAHVVSYKPKVYWKDDGFEEVLYTLDSPEAKSRGGIGLIVNQVSSEPIKTPSSSDWTVKDVDSDAIDALQVELGCTKGSLEMSYVVSLYPLSMASAVIVKNNGVKAVSLTTAILSHYRFKKRGGTAIQGLKGCSYCSHPPLSSPFEILSPFEAMKTEDPSWFSFGWEPEKKQGEWSIQDVPITILKNKLSRLYGSPPDERRNLFHNSAAPSKYETIDQGRELFFRMIRIGFDEIYVSSPGSFAEKYGKDYFICSGPASMMVPIELKPGEEWKGAQIIQHDNL; this is encoded by the exons ATGGCTTCTCTAGTTTCCTCATCCACCTTCATCACTCTTCCAAAACCACTACGTCTTACCCAAAGGACCCATTTCTCGCCGCCGTCAGCCACCCTTTCCTCCGCTCCGCCGGTGGAGGCGCCTCTTGATCAGAAATACGGACGTAAAGGCATCAAATTTACTGATAATGGAGATGAGGTCGAGCTTACTGTCAGAAATGGGAGCTCACTCAAGGTCCGAATAGCCGATGCCCATGTGGTTTCTTACAAACCCAAAGTATATTGGAAAGATGACGGCTTTGAGGAGGTTCTTTACACTCTTGATTCACCGGAGGCCAAAAGCAGAGGTGGGATTGGTTTGATCGTCAACCAAGTCTCTTCTGAACCAATCAAAACCCCCTCTTCTTCAGATTGGACTGTCAAGGATGTTGATTCTGACGCTATTGATGCTTTGCAG GTTGAACTGGGTTGTACAAAGGGAAGCCTTGAGATGAGTTATGTAGTGTCTCTTTATCCTCTAAGCATGGCGTCAGCAGTTATAGTGAAGAACAATGGGGTTAAAGCTGTCAGTCTGACAACTGCGATTCTTAGTCATTATAGATTCAAGAAGAGAGGAGGGACTGCAATTCAAGGACTTAAAGGCTGTTCTTATTGCTCTCATCCGCCTTTATCTTCTCCATTTGAAATTTTATCTCCATTTGAAGCCATGAAAACAGAGGATCCATCTTGGTTTTCATTTGGATGGGAGCCTGAGAAAAAACAAGGGGAATGGAGTATTCAAGATGTGCCAATTACCATTTTGAAGAATAAACTCAGTAGGTTATATGGATCTCCACCAGATGAAAGAAGAAATCTGTTTCATAACTCTGCTGCACCTTCAAAATATGAGACAATTGATCAG GGTCGAGAACTGTTCTTTAGAATGATAAGGATTGGATTTGACGAGATATATGTGTCAAGCCCCGGTTCGTTCGCTGAGAAATATGGTAAAGACTATTTCATTTGCTCTGGACCCGCTTCTATGATGGTTCCTATTGAACTCAAACCTGGTGAAGAATGGAAGGGAGCACAAATTATTCAACATGATAACTTGTAA
- the LOC124937969 gene encoding YTH domain-containing protein ECT4-like, giving the protein MATVAPPADQAAGFLQKLNLDSDSKPFEVPDNAKKYSSVNSGILANGLNKPFERSLTPFRQDFMDPSMFYPNTYPSTFYYGANEWEDYRYAGNEGVEGAYGNNGSLMYPQGYGYAPFGTYHPPTSPVPTMVHDGQLYGPQHYQYPSYYPSTVPSTGSYAPPHAGDQASLPVDAAKVNTNLANAGGGHGINAPKPLRPNYQNSTWRNTSVYPDGKSKHAPVSHGNNFFNNGRNQNLHSYSHLTQPRPTPGMNMNQAGFVDRMYPNNRLYGQYANMFRTGTEYGISSYDRSRLNARGWMGIDSRYSKPRGRGNGYFAHDNNVHDGLNELNRGPRAKGFKNIKEVEPVTVALKGGQNVQPATVVNEEKKSDLDQGKYNKEDFPEVYKDAKFFIIKSYSEDDVHKSIKYGVWASTPNGNKKLDAAYREAQEVAGGCPVFLFFSVNASGQFIGVAEMGSGVDFDKSVEYWQQDKWMGCFPVRWHIVKDIPNSLLKHITLANNEDKPVTNSRDTQEVKLEQGIEMLKIFKGHSSKTCILDDFGFYEARQRIIQEKKAKQQLFNKRVVNGKTSEVAAEEKVTKVLEKPLDVSSASAVAAAAAGPILVEEPLVVNAALEDVKTNQVVSKPASSSS; this is encoded by the exons ATGGCAACCGTGGCTCCTCCAGCTGATC AAGCAGCAGGGTTTTTGCAGAAGTTGAACTTAGATTCGGATTCTAAACCCTTTGAAGTTCCTGACAATGCGAAGAAG TATTCGTCTGTGAACTCGGGTATACTGGCTAATGGTTTGAACAAGCCATTTGAGAGATCTTTAACTCCCTTCCGTCAAGATTTTATGGATCCAAGTATGTTCTACCCCAACACTTATCCATCTACATTTTACTATGGAG CCAATGAGTGGGAAGATTACAGGTACGCTGGCAATGAGGGAGTCGAG GGTGCTTATGGTAACAATGGGTCCCTTATGTACCCACAAGGATATGGTTATGCACCTTTTGGCACATATCATCCACCCACTTCTCCTGTTCCAACAATGGTGCACGATGGGCAGCTTTATGGACCACAGCATTACCAATACCCTTCTTACTACCCGTCTACTGTTCCAAGTACTGGATCATATGCTCCTCCTCATGCAGGTGATCAAGCTTCTCTGCCTGTGGATGCTGCCAAAGTTAACACTAATTTGGCAAATGCAGGAGGTGGCCATGGGATAAATGCACCAAAGCCACTTAGACCTAACTACCAAAACTCAACTTGGCGAAATACCTCTGTATATCCTGATGGCAAGTCAAAACATGCACCAGTTTCTCATggaaataatttctttaataatgGCAGGAACCAAAATCTTCATTCTTACTCTCATCTCACG CAACCAAGACCAACTCCAGGAATGAACATGAACCAGGCTGGATTTGTGGATAGAATGTATCCAAACAACAGGCTTTATGGCCAATACGCCAACATGTTTAGGACGGGGACTGAATATGGAATTTCAAGTTATGATCGCAGTAGACTGAATGCTCGTGGATGGATGGGAATTGATAGTAGGTATAGTAAGCCCAGGGGTCGTGGTAATGGCTATTTTGCCCATGACAACAATGTGCACGATGGATTAAATGAATTGAACAGAGGTCCTAGAGCCAAAGGATTCAAGAACATCAAGGAAGTGGAACCTGTCACAGTAGCCTTAAAGGGTGGTCAGAATGTTCAACCTGCTACTGTCGTGAATGAGGAAAAGAAATCCGATTTAGACCAGGGGAAATATAACAAAGAAGATTTTCCCGAGGTTTACAAAGATGCTAAATTCTTCATCATCAAGTCTTACAGCGAGGATGATGTTCACAAAAGTATCAAATATGGTGTATGGGCCAGTACCCCTAACGGAAACAAGAAACTTGATGCTGCATATCGGGAAGCACAAGAAGTAGCTGGCGGTTGTCCCGTTTTCCTGTTTTTCTCT GTTAACGCAAGTGGGCAATTTATCGGTGTTGCTGAGATGGGTAGTGGTGTTGATTTTGATAAGAGCGTTGAATATTGGCAACAAGACAAGTGGATGGGTTGCTTCCCGGTTAGATGGCATATTGTGAAGGACATACCAAATAGCTTGCTGAAACACATAACTTTAGCGAACAATGAGGATAAGCCTGTGACCAATAGCCGAGACACCCAAGAG GTTAAGTTGGAGCAGGGTATTGAAATGCTTAAGATTTTCAAGGGACATTCTAGTAAGACCTGCATTTTGGATGATTTCGGGTTTTATGAAGCTCGTCAGAGAATCATTCAAGAAAAGAAAGCTAAACAACAGCTGTTTAATAAACGA GTGGTAAATGGCAAGACTTCTGAAGTTGCGGCTGAAGAGAAAGTGACCAAAGTTTTGGAGAAACCATTAGATGTTTCTTCTGCTTCtgctgttgctgctgctgctgctggtcCTATCTTGGTTGAAGAACCTCTTGTTGTGAATGCAGCTTTGGAGGATGTGAAGACCAATCAAGTTGTCTCAAAGCCggcttcttcatcatcatga
- the LOC124938118 gene encoding glutamate dehydrogenase 1 isoform X3, whose amino-acid sequence MNALAATNRNFKLAARILKLDSKLEKSLLIPFREIKVECTIPKDDGSLASFVGFRIQHDNARGPMKGGIRYHPEVEPDEVNALAQLMTWKTAVANIPYGGAKGGIGCNPEELSISELERLTRVFTRKIHDLIGVHTDVPAPDMGTNPQTMAWILDEYSKFHGYSPAVVTGKPIDLGGSLGRDAATGRGVMFATEALLHDHGKSITGQRFVVQGFGNVGSWAAQLINEKGGKIVAVSDITGAIKNEKGLDIPSLLKYVKENKGVKGFHGGNPIDPNSILVEDCDILIPAALGGVINRENANEIKAKFIIEAANHPADPDADEILSKKGVVILPDIFANSGGVTVSYLEWVQNIQGFMWDEEKVNNVLKNYMTKGFKDVKEMCKTHQCDLRMGAFSLAVNRVARATILRGWQA is encoded by the exons ATGAATGCATTAGCCGCTACCAACAGAAACTTCAAGTTAGCAGCTCGGATTCTGAAACTAGACTCAAAACTCGAAAAGAGTTTACTAATCCCATTTAGGGAAATCAAG GTTGAGTGTACCATACCAAAAGATGATGGATCTTTGGCCAGTTTTGTTGGATTTAGAATTCAGCATGATAATGCAAGAGGCCCCATGAAGGGAGGAATTAGATACCACCCTGAG GTTGAACCAGATGAAGTCAATGCATTAGCACAACTTATGACATGGAAGACTGCAGTTGCAAACATACCATATGGTGGGGCTAAAGGAGGTATAGGATGTAATCCAGAGGAACTGAGCATTTCGGAGCTTGAGAGGCTCACTCGAGTCTTCACTCGAAAGATCCATGACCTTATTGGAGTCCACACTGATGTGCCTGCACCTGATATGGGAACAAATCCTCAG ACAATGGCATGGATACTGGATGAATACTCTAAATTTCATGGCTACTCACCTGCTGTTGTAACTGGTAAACCTATT GATCTTGGAGGGTCCCTAGGCAGAGATGCAGCCACGGGAAGAGGAGTTATGTTTGCGACTGAAGCTCTGCTTCATGATCATGGAAAAAGCATTACTGGACAGAGGTTTGTTGTGCAG GGATTTGGCAATGTAGGATCATGGGCTGCGCAGCTGATTAATGAGAAGGGAGGAAAGATAGTAGCTGTAAGTGACATAACCGGAGCTATAAAGAATGAGAAAGGACTTGACATTCCAAGCCTGCTCAAGTATGTCAAGGAGAATAAAGGAGTGAAAGGGTTCCACGGTGGGAATCCAATAGATCCCAATTCGATATTGGTTGAAGATTGTGACATTCTCATCCCAGCCGCCCTTGGAGGTGTCATTAACCG GGAAAATGCAAATGAAATCAAGGCCAAATTTATCATTGAGGCAGCTAATCATCCAGCAGATCCGGATGCCGATGAG ATCCTTTCAAAGAAAGGTGTTGTGATTCTTCCAGACATCTTTGCAAACTCTGGTGGAGTAACTGTGAGTTATCTGGAGTGGGTACAG AATATTCAAGGGTTTATGTGGGATGAAGAGAAAGTGAACAATGTGCTGAAAAACTACATGACAAAAGGATTCAAAGACGTGAAGGAGATGTGCAAGACCCACCAATGTGATCTCAGGATGGGAGCTTTCTCTCTTGCGGTTAATCGAGTTGCTAGGGCAACCATTCTCAGGGGTTGGCAAgcctga